One window from the genome of Malus domestica chromosome 01, GDT2T_hap1 encodes:
- the LOC103412266 gene encoding mitochondrial carrier protein MTM1 isoform X2 produces the protein MVGSRHGLPSWMTTAAASRVDFEGNVDTMFREAKEQQKLFHSMRVSDANLGFGERSLSAAGAAFVSAILVNPLDVAKTRLQAQAAGVPYQGLCDVACAESNAMLSDLRSSMPRTSSILGSKTVCPPECNQYKGTLDVLYKVIRQEGFWRLWRGTTASLTLAMPTVGIYMPCYDIFRNWMEDFTTQNAPSITPYVPLVAGSIARSLACVSCYPVELARTRMQAFRETQAGVKPPGVWGTLNRVIDPVKNKTPLQNFQNYRLLWTGLGAQLTRDVPFSAICWSTLEPIRRRILGLVGDEPSAASVLGANFSAGFVAGSLAAAATCPLDVAKTRRQIEKDPARALMMTTRKTLLEIWRDGRMKGLFMGVVPRVGRAGPSVGIVISSYEVVKYFLYYRHLTPQ, from the exons atgGTGGGTTCAAGGCACGGCCTGCCCTCGTGGATGACCACGGCGGCCGCCAGCAGAGTTGATTTCGAAGGAAACGTAGATACCATGTTCAGAGAAGCCAAAGAGCAGCAGAAATTGTTCCATTCCATGCGTGTTTCCGACGCCAATTTGGGTTTTGGCGAGCGGTCTTTATCCGCCGCCGGCGCCGCCTTCGTCTCTGCGATTCTCGTTAACCCTCTTGACGTTGCCAAG ACAAGGTTGCAAGCACAGGCTGCTGGAGTTCCTTATCAGGGGCTATGTGATGTGGCTTGCGCAGAATCAAACGCG ATGCTTTCAGATTTGAGATCTTCCATGCCACGCACAAGCTCaatacttggatccaagactgTCTGCCCTCCAGAGTGTAACCAGTATAAAGGAACACTGGATGTGCTGTACAAAGTCATACGCCAG GAAGGATTTTGGAGACTCTGGAGAGGCACTACTGCAAGCTTAACATTGGCCATGCCAACT GTGGGGATCTACATGCCTTGTTATGACATTTTCCGCAATTGGATGGAAGATTTCACGACTCAGAATGCTCCAAGTATAACACCATATGTGCCATTAGTTGCAGGGTCAATAGCACGATCCTTAGCTTGCGTTTCTTGTTACCCTGTTGAGCTGGCAAGGACGCGCATGCAG GCATTCCGGGAAACTCAAGCCGGTGTGAAGCCTCCAGGAGTTTGGGGGACGCTGAATAGGGTCATTGACCCTGTCAAGAACAAAACCCCCCTTCAAAACT TTCAAAACTATCGCCTCTTGTGGACTGGCCTTGGGGCTCAACTTACCCGCGATGTTCCTTTTTCTGCAATCTGTTGGTCAACCCTTGAGCCA ATCAGGCGAAGAATTCTTGGTCTGGTAGGTGATGAACCCAGCGCAGCCAGTGTCCTCGGGGCAAATTTCTCTGCAGGATTTGTTGCAGGAAGCCTTGCAGCTGCTGCTACATGTCCACTTGATGTGGCAAAAACTCGACGACAAATAGAG AAGGATCCTGCAAGAGCATTGATGATGACAACAAGAAAAACGTTGCTTGAAATTTGGAG GGACGGAAGGATGAAGGGGTTGTTCATGGGAGTTGTTCCCCGTGTTGGTCGTGCCGGCCCTTCTGTTGGCATAGTCATCTCCTCGTATGAAGTCGTcaagtattttttatattaCAGACATCTGACACCTCAATGA
- the LOC103412266 gene encoding mitochondrial carrier protein MTM1 isoform X1, whose amino-acid sequence MVGSRHGLPSWMTTAAASRVDFEGNVDTMFREAKEQQKLFHSMRVSDANLGFGERSLSAAGAAFVSAILVNPLDVAKTRLQAQAAGVPYQGLCDVACAESNAMLSDLRSSMPRTSSILGSKTVCPPECNQYKGTLDVLYKVIRQGFHRNKLVQEGFWRLWRGTTASLTLAMPTVGIYMPCYDIFRNWMEDFTTQNAPSITPYVPLVAGSIARSLACVSCYPVELARTRMQAFRETQAGVKPPGVWGTLNRVIDPVKNKTPLQNFQNYRLLWTGLGAQLTRDVPFSAICWSTLEPIRRRILGLVGDEPSAASVLGANFSAGFVAGSLAAAATCPLDVAKTRRQIEKDPARALMMTTRKTLLEIWRDGRMKGLFMGVVPRVGRAGPSVGIVISSYEVVKYFLYYRHLTPQ is encoded by the exons atgGTGGGTTCAAGGCACGGCCTGCCCTCGTGGATGACCACGGCGGCCGCCAGCAGAGTTGATTTCGAAGGAAACGTAGATACCATGTTCAGAGAAGCCAAAGAGCAGCAGAAATTGTTCCATTCCATGCGTGTTTCCGACGCCAATTTGGGTTTTGGCGAGCGGTCTTTATCCGCCGCCGGCGCCGCCTTCGTCTCTGCGATTCTCGTTAACCCTCTTGACGTTGCCAAG ACAAGGTTGCAAGCACAGGCTGCTGGAGTTCCTTATCAGGGGCTATGTGATGTGGCTTGCGCAGAATCAAACGCG ATGCTTTCAGATTTGAGATCTTCCATGCCACGCACAAGCTCaatacttggatccaagactgTCTGCCCTCCAGAGTGTAACCAGTATAAAGGAACACTGGATGTGCTGTACAAAGTCATACGCCAG GGGTTTCACAGGAATAAATTGGTGCAGGAAGGATTTTGGAGACTCTGGAGAGGCACTACTGCAAGCTTAACATTGGCCATGCCAACT GTGGGGATCTACATGCCTTGTTATGACATTTTCCGCAATTGGATGGAAGATTTCACGACTCAGAATGCTCCAAGTATAACACCATATGTGCCATTAGTTGCAGGGTCAATAGCACGATCCTTAGCTTGCGTTTCTTGTTACCCTGTTGAGCTGGCAAGGACGCGCATGCAG GCATTCCGGGAAACTCAAGCCGGTGTGAAGCCTCCAGGAGTTTGGGGGACGCTGAATAGGGTCATTGACCCTGTCAAGAACAAAACCCCCCTTCAAAACT TTCAAAACTATCGCCTCTTGTGGACTGGCCTTGGGGCTCAACTTACCCGCGATGTTCCTTTTTCTGCAATCTGTTGGTCAACCCTTGAGCCA ATCAGGCGAAGAATTCTTGGTCTGGTAGGTGATGAACCCAGCGCAGCCAGTGTCCTCGGGGCAAATTTCTCTGCAGGATTTGTTGCAGGAAGCCTTGCAGCTGCTGCTACATGTCCACTTGATGTGGCAAAAACTCGACGACAAATAGAG AAGGATCCTGCAAGAGCATTGATGATGACAACAAGAAAAACGTTGCTTGAAATTTGGAG GGACGGAAGGATGAAGGGGTTGTTCATGGGAGTTGTTCCCCGTGTTGGTCGTGCCGGCCCTTCTGTTGGCATAGTCATCTCCTCGTATGAAGTCGTcaagtattttttatattaCAGACATCTGACACCTCAATGA
- the LOC103412266 gene encoding mitochondrial carrier protein MTM1 isoform X3, translating to MCCTKSYARNKLVQEGFWRLWRGTTASLTLAMPTVGIYMPCYDIFRNWMEDFTTQNAPSITPYVPLVAGSIARSLACVSCYPVELARTRMQAFRETQAGVKPPGVWGTLNRVIDPVKNKTPLQNFQNYRLLWTGLGAQLTRDVPFSAICWSTLEPIRRRILGLVGDEPSAASVLGANFSAGFVAGSLAAAATCPLDVAKTRRQIEKDPARALMMTTRKTLLEIWRDGRMKGLFMGVVPRVGRAGPSVGIVISSYEVVKYFLYYRHLTPQ from the exons ATGTGCTGTACAAAGTCATACGCCAG GAATAAATTGGTGCAGGAAGGATTTTGGAGACTCTGGAGAGGCACTACTGCAAGCTTAACATTGGCCATGCCAACT GTGGGGATCTACATGCCTTGTTATGACATTTTCCGCAATTGGATGGAAGATTTCACGACTCAGAATGCTCCAAGTATAACACCATATGTGCCATTAGTTGCAGGGTCAATAGCACGATCCTTAGCTTGCGTTTCTTGTTACCCTGTTGAGCTGGCAAGGACGCGCATGCAG GCATTCCGGGAAACTCAAGCCGGTGTGAAGCCTCCAGGAGTTTGGGGGACGCTGAATAGGGTCATTGACCCTGTCAAGAACAAAACCCCCCTTCAAAACT TTCAAAACTATCGCCTCTTGTGGACTGGCCTTGGGGCTCAACTTACCCGCGATGTTCCTTTTTCTGCAATCTGTTGGTCAACCCTTGAGCCA ATCAGGCGAAGAATTCTTGGTCTGGTAGGTGATGAACCCAGCGCAGCCAGTGTCCTCGGGGCAAATTTCTCTGCAGGATTTGTTGCAGGAAGCCTTGCAGCTGCTGCTACATGTCCACTTGATGTGGCAAAAACTCGACGACAAATAGAG AAGGATCCTGCAAGAGCATTGATGATGACAACAAGAAAAACGTTGCTTGAAATTTGGAG GGACGGAAGGATGAAGGGGTTGTTCATGGGAGTTGTTCCCCGTGTTGGTCGTGCCGGCCCTTCTGTTGGCATAGTCATCTCCTCGTATGAAGTCGTcaagtattttttatattaCAGACATCTGACACCTCAATGA
- the LOC103418733 gene encoding putative transcription elongation factor SPT5 homolog 1, which yields MKRRGRENSFYEQEEDPEEALFDDEDGEEKEEERQGGGSDRKRRRSDRREDFASKFLDIEAEVDSEEEDYESEPEDDGFIAQPGDDPNPSDGEDDDDVRRAKHGRLLFPEELESEEDIEELERRVQGHFDSHQIQFDDGDDDDEIGQQARLPCVRDPKLWMVKCAIGHEREVALCLAQKCINKKSNPSHMIRSAIALDNLKNYIYVEADKEAHVREACKGMRYVFTAQKIVLVPIKEMVGVVSVERKPSVDVSVDSWVRMKRVKMYEGDLGRVVDVDDVRRRVTVKLIPRIDFPELARKLEGLGLQKKRFIPPPARLMNIDEAERVLAIQVKETRDRETGEYFDKIGDMKFKHGFLYKTVAMSSISWHNVNPTFDELEKFRKPAGNENADRGDDMFSNRYKGEFMKGDAVVVLKGDLINLAGRVEKVEGGNVHMRPDMKGLPETLVINKNNLCKYFKIGNHVKVTSGSQKGAAGMVVKVDQQHGLVTIITDKTKKHVCVFADDVVESFGATGDDANGVSSFSRFGHYRTPSKFSGGRRRGPDANGLDAGTRVKIRQGVYKGYRGRVVEVKGQNLLVELESQMKIVTVDRRSCVSDSDNFAAFGTLYRYGNGMRGTETPMRDPRATPLHSFMTTPMRDPNATPLHSYMTTPMRDPRETPIHDGMKTPMLY from the coding sequence ATGAAGCGCCGCGGAAGAGAAAACTCGTTCTACGAACAGGAAGAAGATCCAGAAGAGGCCCTTTTTGACGACGAAGACggagaagagaaggaggaggagcgACAAGGAGGAGGCTCTGATCGTAAAAGGAGGAGATCGGATCGCAGAGAAGATTTCGCATCGAAATTTTTGGATATTGAAGCCGAGGTCGATAGCGAAGAGGAAGACTATGAATCTGAGCCCGAGGACGACGGCTTCATAGCCCAACCTGGCGACGATCCAAACCCGAGTGATGGAGAAGACGATGACGACGTTAGAAGGGCGAAACACGGTCGGCTGTTGTTCCCGGAGGAATTGGAGTCGGAGGAAGATATTGAAGAATTAGAGAGAAGAGTTCAGGGGCATTTTGATTCTCACCAAATTCAGtttgatgatggtgatgatgatgatgaaattGGGCAGCAAGCTCGGTTGCCTTGCGTAAGGGACCCGAAATTGTGGATGGTCAAATGCGCGATCGGGCACGAGAGAGAGGTTGCTCTCTGCTTGGCGCAGAAGTGcatcaataaaaaatcaaatccatCTCATATGATCAGGTCTGCAATTGCTCTTGATAATCTGAAAAATTACATATATGTTGAGGCAGACAAAGAAGCCCATGTGAGAGAAGCTTGCAAAGGCATGCGCTATGTCTTTACTGCCCAGAAAATTGTTCTTGTTCCTATTAAGGAGATGGTAGGTGTCGTTTCTGTGGAGAGAAAACCCTCCGTTGATGTTTCGGTGGATAGTTGGGTGAGGATGAAGAGGGTAAAGATGTATGAAGGGGACCTTGGCAGGGTTGTGGATGTGGATGATGTGAGGAGGAGGGTTACGGTGAAATTGATTCCAAGGATTGATTTTCCAGAACTTGCGAGGAAATTGGAGGGACTAGGCCTACAAAAGAAGAGATTTATTCCTCCTCCTGCACGGTTGATGAACATTGATGAAGCTGAAAGAGTACTGGCGATTCAGGTAAAGGAGACAAGAGATCGGGAGACGGGTGAATACTTTGATAAGATTGGTGACATGAAGTTTAAACATGGGTTCTTGTATAAGACCGTGGCAATGAGTTCGATCAGCTGGCATAATGTAAATCCTACTTTCGATGAACTTGAAAAATTTAGAAAACCTGCAGGGAATGAGAATGCCGATCGTGGCGATGATATGTTTTCGAACCGATATAAAGGAGAGTTTATGAAGGGTGATGCAGTTGTGGTGCTGAAGGGAGATCTGATAAATTTGGCGGGGAGGGTTGAGAAGGTTGAGGGAGGGAATGTTCATATGCGACCCGACATGAAAGGCCTTCCAGAAACTCTTGTGATAAACAAGAACAATCTTTGCAAGTACTTTAAAATTGGGAATCATGTGAAGGTTACATCTGGTAGTCAGAAAGGTGCTGCTGGCATGGTTGTGAAGGTTGATCAGCAGCATGGGCTGGTCACCATTATAACtgataaaaccaagaaacatGTTTGCGTGTTCGCTGACGATGTTGTGGAAAGTTTTGGTGCTACTGGTGATGATGCAAATGGTGTTTCTAGTTTCTCAAGATTTGGCCATTACAGAACTCCGAGCAAGTTTTCTGGAGGTCGAAGAAGAGGGCCTGATGCTAATGGTTTGGATGCAGGGACTAGGGTGAAAATTCGGCAGGGTGTTTATAAGGGCTACCGCGGTCGTGTTGTAGAGGTCAAAGGACAAAATCTGCTGGTAGAATTAGAGTCCCAAATGAAGATTGTCACAGTTGATCGTCGAAGTTGTGTTTCTGATTCCGATAACTTTGCCGCGTTTGGAACACTGTATCGCTATGGCAATGGCATGAGAGGGACTGAGACTCCGATGAGAGATCCCAGAGCAACTCCGCTCCATTCGTTCATGACTACTCCGATGAGAGATCCTAATGCAACTCCGCTCCATTCGTATATGACGACTCCGATGAGAGACCCCAGAGAAACTCCTATCCATGATGGCATGAAGACTCCAATGCTCTACTGA